A genomic segment from Sander vitreus isolate 19-12246 chromosome 3, sanVit1, whole genome shotgun sequence encodes:
- the LOC144515613 gene encoding CLOCK-interacting pacemaker has translation MQKEQPCLRESSPCATSSKNAKNKSNSMILLAIRGTKDAGDSSGTGSRCSSEKDSGYSDGSDWHQTDVEDQRSNKSQSRGSEHAETSQPGQNKDIGQGNPGNPTLMPAGRELPPIYINNNMVLKQPDMIQKRGQLPWRNENRETSSSGAAHMIIFQQPSLLPATLQHQKPLSQMSNVTGKKINGTYLPILNSYPQIAPHPSKKPLDTFSWNDESQNLSKRVCTEHKSDDTPVTRSLPEQHLYKQPKLAVLTSELPCSSSTRDIQSSSSPTTVPLSQSSPSGTGLYTTSSILTTRDLSRNSTTNTRHRRFLNTVEILRQSGLLDITLRTQELLRQSNATERNIAQLRQHTELLYQAASNPSGSLSGITAWQHLHRAMAESGSYPSLKILQNVQILCYPDSSSQLVNISTGKANGPQDAESSEVPPSRLLTTLPDPNSEQSRELKGGDKSSENVTFMLPDSSTG, from the exons ATGCAGAAGGAACAACCTTGCTTGCGCGAGAGCAGTCCTTGTGCTACATCCAGCAAGAATGCTAAAAATAAGAGCAACAGTATGATTCTGCTGGCAATACGTGGTACTAAAGACGCAGGCGACTCCAGCGGTACGGGCTCCCGCTGCAGTTCAGAAAAAGACTCTGGTTACTCTG ACGGCTCAGACTGGCACCAGACAGATGTGGAGGACCAGCGGAGCAACAAAAGCCAGTCCAGAGGCAGCGAGCATGCAGAAACTTCACAGCCAGGTCAAAACAAAGACATTGGGCAAGGGAATCCTGGAAATCCTACCCTGATGCCAGCAGGCCGCGAGCTTCCACCCATctacatcaacaacaacatggTGCTTAAGCAG CCGGATATGATCCAGAAAAGAGGCCAGCTGCCTTGGAgaaatgaaaacagggaaacCAGCAGTTCTGGTGCTGCCCATATGATTATTTTCCAGCAGCCTAGTTTGTTGCCGGCCACCCTCCAGCACCAAAAGCCCTTGTCCCAGATGTCCAATGTCacaggaaagaaaataaatggcacttACCTGCCCATTCTCAACTCCTACCCACAGATTGCACCACACCCTAGCAAGAAGCCACTTGATACATTTTCATGGAATGATGAATCCCAGAACCTGAGCAAGAGGGTATGCACAGAACACAAGAGTGATGACACACCTGTGACCAGGAGTCTACCTGAGCAGCACCTTTATAAGCAACCCAAATTAGCAGTCTTAACGTCTGAGCTGccttgttcctcttcaaccagAGATATTCAGTCGTCCTCCAGTCCTACTACTGTTCCCTTGAGCCAAAGCTCCCCATCTGGGACTGGTCTGTACACTACATCCTCCATCCTCACAACCAGAGATCTTTCAAGAAACAGCACCACCAATACTCGCCATCGCCGTTTCCTCAACACAGTAGAAATCCTCAGACAATCAGGTCTGCTGGACATTACACTGCGCACGCAGGAACTGCTGCGCCAGAGTAACGCCACAGAGCGGAACATTGCCCAGCTCCGCCAACACACAGAGCTACTGTACCAGGCTGCCAGCAACCCTAGCGGCAGCCTGAGCGGTATCACAGCCTGGCAACATCTGCACCGAGCCATGGCCGAGTCTGGCAGCTACCCCAGCCTTAAAATCCTGCAAAATGTACAAATCCTGTGTTATCCAGATTCTTCCAGTCAACTAGTGAATATTTCCACAGGTAAAGCCAATGGGCCACAAGATGCTGAGAGCTCCGAGGTGCCACCGTCTCGCCTTCTCACTACTTTACCTGACCCAAACTCAGAACAAAGCAGGGAGCTCAAGGGCGGAGATAAATCTTCAGAGAACGTCACCTTTATGCTTCCTGACAGTTCTACCGGTTAG
- the LOC144515910 gene encoding sodium- and chloride-dependent GABA transporter 2-like: MLNKRCVTKQGASKVEERGHWGSKVEFLLAVAGNVVGLGNVWRFPYLCYKNGGGAFLVPYLVFVVTCGVPLFLLETTIGQYTQEGGITCWRKLCPLAEGIGYGGQLILLYSCMTYIIILSWALLYLVFSFSSQLPWASCNNYWNTDDCIDFSTQNKTFEWTNQTNSTSAATEFWEQRVLGISGGIEEIGSIRWEVLLCLITMWIICYFCIWKGVKSTGKVVYFTATFPYVMLVILLIRGLSLPGALQGVLYYLLPELSRLTDPQVWMEAGAQIFFSYSVGVGSLTVLGSYNTYNNNCYKDCLWLCLLNSCTSVVAGFAVFSVLGFMAQEQGVPIAEVAESGPGLAFIAYPQAVAMMPLPQLWSICFFVMLILLGLDTQFVAMEVVMTSIIDLFPTVMRRAGRREGLLLLFCLTCFFSQLVMITEGGMYVFQMFDYYACNGACILFLCVFETLALGWVFGAERLFGIIKDMTGVHANPFFKICWLYLTPLVSLVSRLSMFHNE, from the exons ATGTTGAATAAAAGATGTGTAACGAAACAAGGTGCTTCGAAggtggaggagagaggacacTGGGGCAGTAAGGTGGAGTTTCTCCTGGCTGTGGCAGGAAATGTTGTTGGCCTGGGCAACGTGTGGAGGTTTCCCTACCTCTGCTACAAAAATGGAGGGG GTGCATTCCTGGTGCCGTATCTGGTATTTGTGGTGACATGTGGCGTACCCCTGTTCCTGCTGGAGACGACTATAGGCCAATACACCCAGGAGGGGGGCATCACCTGCTGGAGGAAGCTATGTCCACTGGCAGAAG GTATTGGCTATGGTGGGCAGCTGATCCTGCTCTACAGCTGTATGACCTACATCATTATTCTGTCCTGGGCTTTGCTCTATCTGGTTTTCTCCTTCAGCTCACAGCTTCCCTGGGCCAGCTGCAACAATTACTGGAACACAG ATGACTGCATAGACTtttcaacacaaaacaaaacctttGAATGGACAAACCAGACAAACTCAACCTCTGCTGCCACAGAGTTCTGGGA ACAACGAGTGCTGGGTATCTCAGGGGGGATTGAGGAAATAGGCAGCATCAGGTGGGAGGTGCTGTTGTGCCTCATTACAATGTGGATCATCTGCTACTTTTGTATCTGGAAAGGGGTCAAGTCTACAGGAAAG GTGGTGTATTTTACTGCTACCTTCCCCTATGTGATGTTGGTAATTCTTTTGATCCGTGGACTCTCTCTCCCTGGGGCTCTACAAGGAGTACTGTATTATCTTCTGCCTGAACTCTCACGACTCACAGACCCACAG GTTTGGATGGAGGCTGGGGCTCAGATCTTCTTCTCATACAGTGTGGGTGTGGGCTCCTTAACTGTGCTAGGCAGCTATAACACCTACAACAACAACTGCTACAA aGACTGTCTGTGGCTGTGTTTGCTGAACAGTTGTACCAGTGTGGTGGCTGGGTTTGCAGTCTTCTCTGTACTGGGATTCATGGCTCAAGAGCAAGGTGTCCCCATTGCAGAAGTGGCAGAGTCAG GTCCAGGCTTGGCGTTCATTGCATACCCTCAGGCTGTAGCCATGATGCCTCTTCCCCAACTGTGGTCCATCTGTTTCTTTGTCATGCTCATTCTCTTGGGTCTGGACACACAA TTTGTTGCCATGGAGGTGGTGATGACATCCATAATAGATTTGTTTCCCACAGTAATGCGCAGGGCAGGCCGGCGGGAaggccttctcctcctcttctgccTCACATGCTTCTTCTCTCAACTGGTCATGATTACTGAG GGAGGAATGTATGTGTTCCAGATGTTTGACTACTACGCCTGTAACGGAGCCTgcatcctctttctctgtgtgtttgaaacCCTGGCACTGGGATGGGTATTTG GGGCAGAGCGGTTGTTTGGCATCATCAAGGACATGACAGGTGTGCATGCCAACCCGTTCTTTAAAATCTGCTGGCTTTACCTAACACCACTGGTCTCACTGGTGAGTCGGCTTTCAATGTTCCATAATGAATAA
- the vwa7 gene encoding von Willebrand factor A domain-containing protein 7 — MTYSPHLQSMTSPGRGRIWEVSGKQMHWFILAYLLFLALPCMGFFPNFWSRVLTLSWDSHTHQYITERAIVNVTMETLRGTKKHQGNHAEEQTKLGRGFWRAVGEVVKSNADMDFLSSTRSNPVYHFDSERVDSAMGMLRQIWAQTLLSVRAKEYQSARHSLGQLFHSLQDFYSHSNWVEMGQRFIYLHLLQPEEPAIPVAEEDTPTCMECFSRTCRNNLLPRMTNRQQDTQLLTTGYFSTSPTKPQGKCSHGGILDNSRYKGAKGGINKDSTSSFFSPHHYLHVEAANLATEATLSVLRDLRDTVGHKTFLRLFSVKQVPALVFVMDTTGSMFEEITAARFRAHSIIQSRAGSCGQPGTFLLVPFHDPEVGPVYETDDPNQFMQHMENLMALGGGDEPEMCLSAIQLALTHSPPLSEIFVFTDASPKDAHLFDVVKALALEKQSKVTFLLTEDPNYTSESKRGRRSRRKRRRRREPLSPDRFSLYSSLSSLSGGLTIFTTNSDIRGVSTIVEDITASDKVTLLHVESDQELMSSHSFRVDSSVKNVTLHVTGILTECILTSPSEQSQSLLSEEGPLAELERFEGLYRISLLSPIQPGQWKLQAKNDGHLTFNVIGDSSVDFLYYFATVNNETHPGLARVEGSPVAGVPAFLVLAVTDLAPDEEASFSHVTLLGADRESLQQVTLNLSSSSSSYSVAELVGWVEVVPRVPFYVRLTGRDSRGNKLERVSTEMVQPTHVQIQVLSVPCLVPGHSTMVDFDVLNHGPARLFSLSANDDCGYLHKRGPHRFHVAEQGSFRGQVDLLTPATAQSGATVTLTLTVNALDSPDSNYAVAYLTVVPPDPDTSPPSCSAMRVQSTCPSICNESNWSISLVVSDRGRSGLAALQLQKGEGILTLFHSPPPTEDSLGETQPNPDQQQAHGDKTTSGGHHRHHRHKARLEKGDPPLNVSEWAPSSSQPLWVRYTSSCCSAQAELLVWDTAGNMKRCHLTSGQQRQLRDRSIETNGARQITLRGVFSLLLVLLWSSLL; from the exons ATGACCTACTCACCCCATCTCCAGAGCATGACGTCACCGGGCAGAGGAAGAATTTGGGAAGTGAGTGGAAAGCAGATGCATTGGTTTATTCTCGCTTACCTTCTCTTCCTGGCTTTACCCTGCATGGGTTTCTTCCCCAACTTTTGGTCTCGAGTGTTAACACTGTCCTgggactcacacacacaccagtacaTCACAGAGCGGGCTATTGTCAATGTCACCATGGAGACTCTGAGGGGCACCAAGAAACACCAGGGAAACCATGCAGAGGAACAG ACCAAACTGGGCCGTGGCTTCTGGAGAGCTGTGGGAGAGGTGGTGAAGTCCAATGCGGACATGGACTTCCTGAGCTCTACCAGGTCCAACCCGGTGTACCACTTTGATTCAGAGCGTGTAGACAGCGCCATGGGGATGTTACGGCAGATCTGGGCTCAGACTCTGCTCTCAGTACGAGCCAAAGAGTACCAAAGTGCTCGTCACAGCTTGGGCCAGCTATTTCACTCCCTGCAG GACTTCTACAGCCACAGTAACTGGGTGGAGATGGGCCAGCGCTTCATTTACCTCCACCTGCTGCAGCCAGAGGAGCCTGCCATCCCTGTTGCTGAAG AAGACACTCCTACCTGTATGGAGTGCTTCAGCCGCACCTGTCGAAACAACCTCCTGCCAAGAATGACAAACAGACAGCAAGACACCCAGCTGCTCACTACTGGCTACTTCAGCACTTCTCCTACAAAACCTCAAG GCAAATGTAGTCATGGAGGTATTCTCGACAATAGTCGCTATAAGGGGGCCAAAGGGGGCATCAACAAGGACAGCACCTCATCTTTTTTCTCCCCTCACCATTATCTCCATGTGGAAGCTGCCAATTTGGCGACTGAAGCCACTCTGAGTGTACTGAGAGACCTCAGAGACACTGTGGGCCATAAAACCTTTCTCAG GCTGTTCAGTGTGAAGCAGGTCCCTGCATTGGTGTTTGTCATGGACACTACAGGCAGCATGTTTGAGGAGATCACTGCGGCTCGCTTCAGGGCCCACTCCATCATCCAGAGCCGAGCCGGCAGCTGTGGGCAGCCTGGCACCTTTCTACTTGTGCCCTTCCATGACCCAG AGGTAGGACCAGTGTATGAGACCGATGACCCAAACCAGTTTATGCAGCACATGGAGAACCTGATGGCGCTGGGAGGAGGAGATGAACCAGAGATGTGCCTCTCTGCTATTCAG ctGGCGCTCACTCACAGTCCACCACTGTCAGAGATCTTTGTATTCACTGATGCCTCCCCTAAAGACGCCCACTTGTTTGATGTGGTAAAGGCCCTTGCACTTGAGAAACAGAGCAAG GTGACTTTTCTCTTAACTGAAGACCCCAACTACACATCAGAGAGCAAAAGGGGGAGGAGGAGtaggagaaaaaggaggagaaggagagaaccTTTGTCCCCTGATCGTTTCTCTCTCTACTCTTCCCTGTCCTCCCTGTCAGGAGGACTGACAATATTCACCACCAACTCTGACATCCGCGGGGTTTCTACGATAGTAGAGGATATCACAGCTTCTGACAAG GTGACCCTCCTCCATGTGGAAAGTGACCAAGAGTTGATGTCCTCCCATTCCTTCAGAGTTGACAGCTCAGTAAAAAACGTCACACTACATGTCACTGGCATCCTGACAGAGTGTATCCTTACCAGTCCATCAG AACAAAGCCAGTCTCTGCTGAGTGAGGAGGGCCCTCTGGCAGAGTTGGAACGCTTTGAGGGTCTGTACCGCATCAGCCTGCTCTCTCCTATACAGCCAGGCCAGTGGAAACTCCAAGCCAAGAATGATGGACACCTCACATTCAATGTTAtag GTGACAGCAGTGTAGATTTCTTGTATTACTTTGCAACAGTTAACAATGAGACACACCCAGGTCTGGCCAGAGTGGAGGGTAGTCCAGTAGCAG GTGTTCCTGCCTTTCTGGTGCTGGCTGTGACAGACCTGGCTCCGGATGAGGAGGCATCTTTCAGTCACGTGACACTGCTGGGAGCTGACAGGGAGAGCCTCCAGCAGGTGACGCTGAACttgtcctcctcttcatcatcctaTTCTGTAGCGGAGCTGGTGGGATGGGTGGAGGTTGTTCCCAGAGTCCCCTTTTATGTTCGACTAACAGGCCGAGACAGCAGAGGAAACAAGCTGGAGAGGGTTTCCACGGAGATGGTTCAGCCCACTCATGTTCAGATACAG GTGCTGTCTGTCCCTTGCCTGGTACCCGGTCACAGCACAATGGTGGACTTTGACGTCCTGAACCATGGCCCTGCCCGACTCTTCAGTCTGAGTGCCAATGATGACTGTGGATATCTTCATAAGAGAGGACCTCACAG GTTCCATGTTGCTGAACAAGGGTCTTTCCGAGGCCAGGTGGACCTCCTCACTCCTGCCACAGCTCAGTCAGGAGCTACTGTCACGCTTACACTCACGGTGAACGCTCTTGATTCTCCAGACTCAAATTACGCAGTGGCCTACTTGACTGTGGTCCCCCCG GATCCTGACACGTCCCCACCATCCTGCTCCGCAATGCGAGTACAGTCTACCTGTCCTTCCATTTGTAACGAGTCTAACTGGAGCATATCTTTGGTCGTGTCAGACAGGGGGCGCTCTGGGCTCGCTGCCCTCCAGCTACAGAAGGGTGAAGGCATTCTGACCTTATTCCACAGCCCCCCACCCACAGAGGACAGCCTGGGAGAGACCCAACCCAACCCAGATCAACAACAGGCACACGGGGACAAGACAACCAGTGGAGGCCACCACCGTCACCACCGCCACAAAGCAAGATTAGAGAAAGGAGACCCACCTTTGAATGTATCTGAATGGGCACCGAGCTCATCTCAGCCACTGTGGGTGAGGTACACgtccagctgctgctctgctcaggCTGAGCTTCTGGTGTGGGACACAGCTGGAAACATGAAGCGCTGCCATCTAACATCTGGCCAGCAGAGGCAGCTAAGAGACAGGAGTATAGAAACCAATGGAGCTAGACAGATTACACTCAGAGGCGTCTTTTCCCTGTTGTTGGTTCTGCTGTGGTCTTCTCTGCTTTAG
- the LOC144515911 gene encoding von Willebrand factor A domain-containing protein 5A-like, producing the protein MVCRITVHRLAARTLIRSLEMEEGERGGEQVGEVKKKVVKLSVQSGVSSAFTAFIAVNKNLLTINCTSIEHHLTPRTPLLQLVSLQKASGCWVLDPALAAALGKTSKEVKNTKPSAVKHGVWATILALIWLHGFKMDAQEEWKLLAMKAVSWLCAQNALCVTECVEAGNALLGCSVQKDALGF; encoded by the exons ATGGTCTGCAGAATAACAGTCCACAGGTTGGCTGCTAGGACTCTGATTCGCTCCCtggagatggaggagggagaaagaggaggagagcaaGTCGGAGAAGTGAAGAAGAAGGTGGTGAAGCTCAGTGTCCAATCAGGAGTAAGCAGTGCCTTCACTGCCTTCATTGCTGTCAACAAAA ATCTTCTCACAATTAACTGTACAAGCATTGAGCACCACCTGACACCCAGAACCCCTTTGCTGCAGCTGGTCTCCCTCCAGAAGGCGTCTGGCTGCTGGGTGCTGGATCCAGCTCTGGCTGCTGCACTGGGAAAGACCAGCAAGGAGGTTAAGAACACAAAACCTTCAGCA GTGAAACATGGAGTATGGGCCACCATTCTGGCTCTGATCTGGCTCCATGGTTTCAAGATGGATGCTCAAGAAGAATGGAAGCTTCTGGCTATGAAGGCGGTGTCATGGCTCTGTGCCCAGAATG CTTTATGTGTGACAGAGTGTGTGGAAGCTGGAAATGCTCTGCTGGGATGCAGCGTGCAGAAAGACGCCCTGGGTTTCTGA